The DNA segment GCAATTAACTCAGTTAAAGATAGCACAGGAGTAGAAGCTTCAAGAGATGCTAATGGTAGACTTGTATTAACCTCAAGAGATGGTAGGGGTATTAAAATAGAAGGAGATATAGGTGCTGGTTCTGGTATTTTAAATAAAGATAAAGAAAATTATGGTCGTTTATCATTAGTAAAAAATGATGGTAAAGATATTTTAATATCAGGAAGCAACCTTTCTACTATAGGCATGGGTGCAGCTGATATGATCTCTCAAGCTTCTGTGTCTTTAAGAGAATCAAAAGGTAGA comes from the Campylobacter lari genome and includes:
- a CDS encoding flagellin hook IN motif-containing protein, with the protein product PIKGGVTSDDFKINGVTIGRIEYQDSDQNGSLVAAINSVKDSTGVEASRDANGRLVLTSRDGRGIKIEGDIGAGSGILNKDKENYGRLSLVKNDGKDILISGSNLSTIGMGAADMISQASVSLRESKGR